The following proteins come from a genomic window of Chelmon rostratus isolate fCheRos1 chromosome 23, fCheRos1.pri, whole genome shotgun sequence:
- the ppp1r14bb gene encoding protein phosphatase 1, regulatory (inhibitor) subunit 14Bb: MAAVTSPETSPQPRVYFQTPAGTTEEPETPVRKQGRVTVKYDRKELRKRLNLEEWIIDQLTDLYDCEEEAIPELEIDVDELLDMPSDVERAARVKDLLVDCFKPTEDFISELLDKIRGMQKLSTPQKK; the protein is encoded by the exons ATGGCTGCTGTAACGAGCCCGGAGACGAGCCCTCAACCCCGGGTGTATTTCCAGACGCCGGCCGGCACCACGGAGGAACCGGAGACACCCGTTCGGAAGCAGGGACGCGTAACCGTCAAATACGACCGCAAGGAGctgaggaagagactgaaccTGGAGGAGTGGATTATCGACCAGCTAACGGACCTCTACGACTGTGAG GAGGAGGCCATCCCAGAGCTGGAAATCGACGTGGATGAGCTGCTGGATATGCCGAGTGACGTCGAACGGGCAGCCAGGGTCAAG GACTTACTGGTCGACTGTTTTAAACCCACTGAA GACTTCATCTCAGAGCTGCTCGACAAGATTCGAGGGATGCAGAAGCTCTCCACGCCTCAGAAGAAATGA